In Dyadobacter sp. NIV53, a single window of DNA contains:
- a CDS encoding TerC family protein, translating to MDFLHMLLGDDIQAGLLIILNLIVIESLLSVDNAAVLATMVLDLPKKERSKALKYGIIGAYVFRGICLLLAGWLVKIWWLKPIGGLYLLYLAFNYFLGKSGGEEEAVDKNKSWIYRSTVGLMGTFWSTVALVEVMDLAFSIDNVFAAVAFTDHMFLIYTGVFIGILAMRFVAQGFVDLMEKFPFLEAIAFIVIGVLGTKLFASLYTHFNPGTPITELIESEKTDLFVSIFTVAIFVIPVATSYFFNFPQKEAGKAEVAESAENLLHNQDDILSGKMD from the coding sequence ATGGATTTTTTACATATGCTTTTGGGCGATGACATTCAGGCAGGACTGCTTATTATTTTAAATCTGATTGTGATAGAAAGTTTACTTTCTGTTGATAATGCAGCAGTACTGGCTACAATGGTTTTGGACCTTCCCAAAAAAGAGCGTAGTAAAGCTTTAAAATATGGCATTATCGGTGCATATGTTTTTCGTGGGATTTGTTTGTTATTAGCAGGCTGGCTTGTAAAAATCTGGTGGCTCAAACCAATTGGCGGGCTTTATCTTTTATACCTTGCTTTTAATTATTTTCTGGGTAAATCAGGTGGTGAAGAAGAAGCTGTTGATAAAAATAAAAGCTGGATTTACAGGTCAACGGTTGGGCTGATGGGTACATTCTGGTCAACTGTCGCGTTGGTTGAAGTAATGGATCTGGCATTTTCCATAGATAACGTATTTGCTGCCGTTGCCTTTACCGACCATATGTTTCTGATCTACACGGGAGTTTTTATCGGTATTCTGGCAATGCGTTTTGTAGCCCAGGGTTTTGTCGACCTTATGGAAAAATTTCCATTTCTTGAGGCCATCGCTTTTATCGTTATAGGTGTTTTGGGAACGAAGCTCTTTGCTTCACTTTACACCCATTTTAATCCCGGCACACCAATCACCGAATTAATTGAAAGTGAAAAAACGGATCTGTTTGTATCCATTTTCACCGTAGCCATTTTCGTTATTCCGGTAGCCACGTCCTATTTTTTCAATTTCCCACAGAAAGAAGCTGGTAAAGCCGAAGTGGCAGAATCTGCTGAAAATCTACTGCACAATCAGGATGATATTTTAAGCGGAAAGATGGATTAA
- a CDS encoding mechanosensitive ion channel family protein, whose protein sequence is MSKSKFLSEAPFIRLLYIVLTLSAILLIHPVAFAQIDTSGISIDKAIPDTLLFRIEKVQAAIAQINAANKKGYNISRIKSGLKSTKINVEQIKAALRINNPLPPTKDLDNYRIMLADIQKNAGQWRKSLSKSNSDLQRMSGDIIQFSRDSLLNTDEKDTTQKTLYLTQISDLKQRLQQSGQATVAHLDSVSRLLADVSSLYFTATDLYTSVNDYVKDADQNVLGQEAGYLWEAPVIDRLQTIGKMLQVSYVGQDKILRYFFSSTWDNRILLFLLVAGFFTWIYVNFKLISRRHLANKMGPLDFKLITPMPILSCLVVLFNLTPLFEPHSPSIYIEVNQFLLLITLTVLFRKTLDRAKLRLWVMLLILYFVVMFFNIIVNESLVLRLCLILVSTASIYFGIRYHKNIGDTGLEEKFTKPVLFIHIGLTVLSILFNVFGRISLAKSFNITGISGVVQIISLAAFIQIISEAMELHIKVSSCSGGLFSKININRSRNSLKNALSLLSVWLWLLVFLINLNILDPVFNAANHILDKERTFGSLAFTLSNVLFFSVIIYLANMLQKNIGVFFGETEIDFESNKIQKGSKLALLRLVIIVLGFLFAITVSGVPLTKITVLLGALGVGIGLGLQNIINNFVSGIILIFEKPFSIGDYIELADKKGKVLEIGIRSSQMLTSQGSRVIIPNGDLLSGRLVNYTLHNSHLKVELTFKISTETDLEMVKKLIAEIAGKGENIVKNAPVQVLFNAVTTDSIEFKVLVWLNDVYAEATFRSYFLEQILQKCKENGIKLM, encoded by the coding sequence ATGAGTAAATCAAAATTCCTGAGTGAAGCACCGTTCATCCGCCTGTTATATATTGTCCTGACGCTGTCTGCTATTTTACTGATACATCCAGTAGCATTTGCGCAGATTGATACCAGTGGCATTTCGATCGATAAGGCAATACCTGATACACTGTTGTTCCGTATTGAGAAAGTACAGGCAGCCATTGCGCAGATCAATGCGGCCAATAAAAAAGGATACAACATCAGCAGGATCAAAAGTGGCCTGAAAAGCACCAAAATCAATGTTGAACAAATTAAGGCTGCTTTGCGGATCAATAATCCATTGCCGCCGACCAAGGATCTGGACAACTACCGGATCATGCTGGCCGACATTCAGAAAAATGCAGGGCAATGGCGTAAATCACTCTCGAAATCTAATTCTGACCTGCAACGGATGTCAGGCGACATTATTCAGTTTTCACGTGATTCACTGCTGAATACGGATGAAAAGGATACGACGCAAAAGACACTTTATCTTACTCAGATTTCGGATTTAAAACAAAGACTTCAGCAAAGCGGGCAGGCGACAGTAGCACATCTGGATTCTGTAAGCCGCTTGCTGGCAGATGTATCATCGTTATATTTCACTGCAACCGACCTCTACACTTCTGTTAATGATTACGTAAAAGATGCGGATCAGAATGTGCTGGGCCAGGAAGCCGGCTATCTCTGGGAAGCACCTGTTATTGACCGGTTGCAGACAATCGGAAAAATGCTACAGGTTTCTTATGTAGGGCAGGACAAAATTCTGAGATACTTTTTCAGTTCAACATGGGACAACCGGATTTTACTTTTTCTTTTAGTCGCCGGGTTTTTCACATGGATATATGTCAATTTTAAACTGATTTCCAGGAGACATCTGGCTAACAAAATGGGGCCTCTGGATTTCAAACTGATAACACCAATGCCCATTTTGTCTTGCCTGGTTGTACTATTTAACCTCACTCCTCTTTTCGAACCGCATTCACCTTCTATTTATATCGAGGTCAATCAGTTTTTACTCCTGATTACGCTCACTGTTCTTTTCAGAAAAACCCTGGACCGGGCCAAGCTCAGATTATGGGTTATGTTGCTGATTTTATATTTCGTTGTGATGTTTTTCAACATTATCGTCAACGAAAGCCTGGTTTTACGTCTTTGCCTGATACTGGTAAGTACAGCTTCAATATACTTTGGAATAAGATATCATAAAAATATTGGCGATACCGGACTTGAAGAAAAATTCACAAAACCGGTACTTTTCATACATATCGGATTGACGGTCCTTTCAATTCTCTTTAATGTTTTTGGCAGAATTAGCCTTGCCAAATCATTCAATATCACTGGGATCAGTGGCGTCGTCCAGATCATCAGCCTGGCTGCCTTTATCCAGATCATCAGCGAAGCCATGGAACTGCATATTAAAGTAAGTTCCTGCTCAGGTGGTTTGTTTTCAAAAATAAATATAAACCGGAGCCGCAATTCTTTAAAAAACGCATTGTCTCTTTTGTCTGTCTGGCTATGGCTGCTGGTATTTTTAATTAACCTAAATATTCTTGATCCGGTTTTCAATGCTGCAAATCATATTCTTGATAAAGAACGCACATTTGGAAGCCTGGCTTTTACATTAAGTAATGTATTGTTTTTCTCAGTCATTATTTATTTGGCCAATATGCTGCAAAAAAATATTGGCGTGTTTTTTGGCGAAACCGAGATTGATTTTGAAAGTAATAAAATTCAGAAAGGCTCCAAACTTGCCTTACTCAGACTGGTTATTATTGTACTGGGCTTTTTGTTTGCCATCACAGTTTCCGGTGTCCCGCTTACCAAAATAACCGTTTTACTTGGTGCGTTAGGTGTAGGGATCGGGCTTGGACTGCAAAATATCATCAACAATTTTGTTTCCGGTATTATCCTCATTTTTGAAAAGCCATTCAGTATCGGGGATTATATTGAACTCGCTGATAAAAAGGGAAAAGTGCTGGAAATTGGCATCCGTTCGAGCCAGATGTTAACATCGCAGGGTTCCAGGGTGATTATTCCGAACGGCGATCTGCTATCAGGAAGATTAGTTAATTACACACTTCATAATTCACACCTCAAAGTTGAACTCACGTTTAAGATAAGCACGGAAACTGATCTGGAAATGGTCAAAAAGTTAATTGCAGAAATTGCTGGCAAGGGTGAAAATATTGTAAAAAATGCACCGGTTCAGGTACTATTTAATGCAGTTACTACTGATAGTATTGAATTTAAAGTGCTCGTATGGCTTAACGATGTATATGCCGAAGCCACTTTCAGAAGTTATTTCCTTGAACAGATTTTACAAAAATGTAAGGAAAACGGGATTAAATTAATGTAG
- a CDS encoding helix-turn-helix domain-containing protein, with protein MKKTFEMEAIGEHIDATGELIGVIRHFYCIKTSPDFKTITQHLSPNLEMMLVFNFGDPARASFADDSFNELKINHVSLVGPLRKMLNYEVSAKTDIIAVVFQADGFYRLFQLPMNHLNGGNIIDPDVFFQTNIFNTLWKTLKNLPLLHERIRLLQDFALSLTNPENDDLNSLITKVSYFDNTAIQPVRAIAMNEEVSERTIQLRFKKELGYSPKELMRFIRFKQVISTIMQLEIKEIDWYTLVEEFGYHDQSHLIKDFHQYLGTTPQKFVREIAGKEFCVTKPGKFYS; from the coding sequence TTGAAAAAAACATTTGAAATGGAAGCAATTGGGGAACATATTGATGCAACAGGCGAGCTTATCGGGGTCATTCGTCATTTCTATTGTATTAAGACTTCACCTGATTTTAAAACCATAACACAACATTTATCTCCAAATCTGGAAATGATGCTGGTTTTCAATTTTGGTGATCCGGCCAGAGCTTCATTTGCTGATGATTCGTTTAATGAATTAAAAATCAATCATGTTTCATTAGTCGGGCCATTACGGAAAATGTTAAATTATGAAGTTTCGGCCAAAACAGATATCATCGCCGTTGTCTTTCAGGCAGATGGATTTTACCGGCTTTTCCAGTTGCCCATGAACCATTTGAACGGCGGAAATATCATTGATCCGGATGTGTTTTTTCAAACGAATATTTTTAATACTTTATGGAAAACACTCAAAAACTTGCCGTTACTGCACGAAAGGATCCGTTTATTGCAGGATTTCGCATTGTCATTAACCAATCCTGAAAATGATGATTTAAATTCCCTGATTACAAAAGTTTCGTATTTTGATAATACTGCAATTCAGCCGGTTAGAGCGATAGCTATGAATGAGGAGGTGTCGGAGAGAACAATTCAGCTGAGATTTAAGAAGGAACTGGGTTATTCACCAAAGGAGCTCATGCGTTTTATTCGTTTTAAACAGGTAATCAGTACGATTATGCAGCTGGAAATCAAAGAAATTGACTGGTATACACTTGTTGAAGAATTTGGCTATCATGACCAAAGTCATTTAATTAAAGATTTTCATCAATATCTGGGAACTACACCGCAAAAGTTTGTCAGGGAAATTGCCGGAAAAGAATTTTGTGTGACAAAACCGGGTAAGTTTTATTCTTAA
- a CDS encoding SDR family oxidoreductase, with protein sequence MSPSPKILITGATGNIGTELTKYLSEKGIAFRAMVRSVEKAKDLATVPGAELFEGDFNNPETIERALNGIERAFLLTNSSEEAEQQQARFVESANRAGVKHIVKLSQWAADANSPVRFLRYHAVVENLIKNSGMAYTFLRPNLFMQGLQGFRDTIIKQNQFFGAIGDARISMIDIRDIAAVAGEVLTGSGHEQKIYNLTGPESLTHTEIAEKLSNAVGRKIQFVDISPDTLKNVLLSVGFPEWQAEGLVEDYAHYKLGEASEVQSGVKDATSFEPRSFDWFAMDYAGFFS encoded by the coding sequence ATGTCACCATCACCTAAAATTCTCATAACCGGTGCAACCGGAAATATTGGCACCGAACTGACCAAATACTTGTCGGAAAAAGGAATTGCTTTTCGCGCCATGGTTAGATCCGTAGAGAAGGCAAAGGACTTGGCCACAGTTCCGGGAGCAGAGCTTTTTGAAGGAGATTTCAATAATCCTGAAACAATAGAACGCGCATTGAACGGGATAGAAAGAGCTTTTTTGCTAACCAATTCTTCGGAGGAAGCAGAACAACAGCAAGCCAGATTTGTAGAATCGGCAAATCGTGCCGGAGTTAAACATATTGTAAAACTTTCACAATGGGCTGCGGATGCCAACTCTCCTGTTCGTTTTCTGCGTTATCATGCAGTTGTAGAAAACCTGATCAAAAATTCGGGAATGGCTTACACTTTCCTTCGCCCCAATTTATTTATGCAGGGGTTGCAGGGATTCAGGGATACGATTATCAAACAGAATCAATTTTTTGGTGCAATCGGAGATGCTAGAATCAGTATGATAGATATCCGCGATATTGCTGCCGTTGCCGGAGAAGTATTAACCGGTTCAGGCCATGAACAAAAAATCTATAACCTGACCGGCCCTGAATCACTCACACATACAGAGATCGCCGAAAAGTTATCAAACGCTGTCGGACGTAAAATTCAGTTTGTAGACATTTCACCTGACACATTGAAAAATGTCCTTTTAAGTGTAGGCTTTCCGGAATGGCAGGCAGAGGGTTTGGTCGAAGATTACGCACATTATAAACTTGGTGAGGCTTCCGAGGTACAATCGGGTGTGAAGGATGCTACCAGTTTTGAACCGCGAAGTTTTGATTGGTTTGCTATGGACTACGCAGGATTTTTTAGTTAA
- the tnpA gene encoding IS66 family insertion sequence element accessory protein TnpA, whose protein sequence is MVSEMIKNARLSSSGRKLLTSQQKAYLVEEWDLSGLSCPEFCRRHGLISSQLYKWRKDAKSGAVMSIKNDGQLHSKTELEVLRRENDELKRALGEATLDIKVLKKSWRWINYETGS, encoded by the coding sequence ATGGTATCAGAGATGATTAAGAATGCACGCCTAAGTTCATCAGGAAGAAAATTGCTTACCTCGCAACAAAAGGCTTACTTAGTGGAAGAATGGGATTTATCTGGCTTGTCTTGTCCCGAGTTTTGTCGTCGACACGGTCTAATATCAAGCCAGCTATATAAATGGCGTAAGGATGCAAAATCAGGAGCAGTTATGAGTATAAAAAATGATGGCCAGCTACACTCTAAAACGGAGTTAGAGGTCTTGCGAAGAGAAAATGATGAACTTAAGAGGGCTCTGGGAGAGGCCACACTTGATATTAAGGTTCTAAAAAAAAGCTGGAGATGGATCAACTACGAAACCGGCAGTTGA
- a CDS encoding IS3 family transposase, with protein sequence MGVAKSSIYYQARPYPKRKKIVKKYLSDAAKANIRSISSMKSTYGTPRVRAILQRDYGVTLSKYMVHRFMKEEGLLLKRFRTRGNSRIHTGKIAVVKSNTRWASDITSIKCWNGQKLRLAFVIDCCDRSIISWKAGTHIQGCDIELLVQNALFERFGESLPPKGQLQLLHDNGPEYIEKNLRKSLKQWNIEDCNTPTYSPQSNGMCEALNGTFKRDYVFENCLDNPTVVMSQIQKWVDEYNNFAPHSALKMKTPKEYFNFQIAA encoded by the coding sequence TTGGGAGTTGCCAAATCTAGCATCTATTACCAAGCCAGGCCTTATCCCAAGAGAAAGAAAATTGTAAAAAAATACCTGTCAGATGCGGCTAAGGCTAATATTCGATCAATATCAAGCATGAAGTCAACCTATGGAACACCTCGTGTGCGAGCTATTTTACAAAGGGATTATGGTGTTACATTATCCAAATATATGGTTCACCGCTTTATGAAAGAGGAAGGTTTACTATTAAAACGATTTCGAACCAGAGGAAATAGTAGGATTCATACTGGAAAAATAGCCGTTGTTAAATCCAATACAAGATGGGCTAGCGACATAACGTCTATTAAGTGTTGGAATGGTCAAAAACTTCGACTGGCCTTTGTGATCGACTGTTGTGACAGATCAATTATTAGCTGGAAAGCAGGCACGCATATTCAAGGATGTGATATCGAATTATTAGTACAGAATGCCCTATTTGAAAGATTCGGTGAAAGTTTACCGCCAAAAGGGCAGCTTCAACTACTACATGATAACGGACCTGAATACATAGAGAAAAATCTAAGAAAAAGTCTTAAACAATGGAATATTGAAGATTGTAATACACCGACATATTCACCACAATCAAATGGCATGTGTGAGGCACTGAATGGCACTTTTAAAAGAGATTACGTCTTTGAAAATTGTCTCGATAATCCAACAGTTGTGATGTCACAAATACAAAAATGGGTAGATGAATATAATAATTTTGCTCCTCATTCAGCTTTAAAAATGAAAACACCAAAAGAATATTTTAACTTTCAAATCGCTGCGTAA
- a CDS encoding type II toxin-antitoxin system HigB family toxin, protein MVIISKRTINQYIELEPRVSDALLNWYRQAKAANWNKFQEVKKTFNSADAVGNNRYVFNIKGNDYRLITIIHFDIRTIYIVFVGTHAEYDKVDASLVKYKN, encoded by the coding sequence GTGGTAATTATCTCTAAGAGAACCATCAATCAGTACATCGAGTTAGAGCCCAGAGTATCTGATGCCTTGTTAAATTGGTACAGACAAGCTAAAGCAGCTAACTGGAATAAATTTCAGGAGGTCAAGAAAACATTTAATTCTGCTGATGCCGTTGGCAACAACAGGTATGTTTTTAACATAAAGGGTAATGATTACAGATTGATAACAATAATTCATTTTGACATTCGGACAATTTATATTGTATTTGTCGGAACACACGCAGAATATGATAAAGTTGATGCATCATTAGTTAAATACAAGAACTAA
- a CDS encoding type II toxin-antitoxin system HigA family antitoxin, with translation MKNEKILIQKEGDYNDAMNEILSLMNKGEGNLSQEEVRKLGQMALAAEEYEDRHYPLPMPKTISEMVELKRFQMKLTQAALAEMLGLGKPKLSQILNGKREPDVPFLKAVYKKLGIDPGFLLDNA, from the coding sequence ATGAAAAATGAAAAAATATTGATTCAAAAGGAAGGAGATTATAATGATGCAATGAATGAAATTCTTTCTCTGATGAACAAAGGGGAAGGAAATCTTTCGCAGGAAGAGGTACGAAAACTTGGTCAGATGGCTTTGGCAGCCGAAGAATATGAAGATAGACATTACCCGCTCCCTATGCCCAAAACCATATCCGAAATGGTTGAGCTGAAACGTTTTCAAATGAAGCTTACCCAGGCTGCCCTGGCGGAAATGCTTGGATTAGGCAAGCCTAAACTTTCGCAGATTCTGAATGGAAAACGTGAGCCGGACGTGCCATTTTTGAAAGCCGTGTACAAAAAACTGGGCATTGATCCTGGTTTTTTACTTGATAATGCCTGA
- a CDS encoding amidase — protein MKRRKFIQTTSVASLSAMVLPFLQCKNDVKKGESKDFQLSEITIEELQNKMKSGEYSARSITQAYLDRISEIDKAGPKLNAVIELNPDALTIADTLDEERKNGKVRGKMHGIPVLIKDNIDTADKMQTTAGSIALEGNIAKSDAFIVEQLRKAGAIILGKTNLSEWANFRSDRSSSGWSSRGGQTKNPYILDRSPCGSSSGSGVAVAANLCAVSIGTETNGSIACPASMNGIVGIKPTVGLLSRSGIIPISKTQDTAGPLTRSVSDAAILLGILAAVDPKDEVTEDSKGKAQTDYTKYLDKNGLKGKRIGVEKSFLKKHEGIDNLLHTALEQMKSLGAEIIEVEYMQVNDTDGAETTVLEFEFKDGINKYLSASNVKSKSLKDLITFNKTHEAKAMPDFKQETFESSEARGDLSDKDYLAALSKIVNTRKVIDTELQVNKLDALCGPATGPSWCIDPVNGDFWTGYGAYGPAALAGYPSVTVPMGNVKELPIGISFLGKAYDEPGLISIAYAYEQVSKNRVVPKFIETAMKS, from the coding sequence ATGAAACGAAGAAAATTTATCCAAACTACCTCTGTGGCAAGTTTATCAGCTATGGTACTGCCGTTTTTACAATGTAAAAATGATGTTAAAAAAGGGGAATCAAAGGATTTTCAGCTTTCAGAAATAACAATTGAAGAATTACAAAATAAGATGAAAAGCGGTGAATACAGCGCGCGTTCAATTACTCAGGCTTACCTCGACCGCATTAGTGAAATTGATAAAGCCGGACCAAAACTGAATGCTGTAATTGAGCTGAATCCCGACGCACTTACAATAGCCGATACATTGGATGAAGAAAGAAAAAATGGGAAAGTAAGAGGAAAAATGCACGGAATTCCGGTTTTGATCAAGGATAATATTGATACCGCCGATAAAATGCAAACTACGGCCGGATCCATTGCGTTAGAAGGAAATATTGCCAAATCAGATGCTTTTATTGTAGAACAATTACGCAAAGCGGGAGCTATTATACTGGGAAAGACCAATTTAAGTGAGTGGGCTAATTTCAGGTCCGACCGCTCGTCGAGTGGATGGAGCAGTCGTGGCGGGCAAACCAAAAATCCATATATTCTTGATCGTTCGCCATGTGGTTCCAGTTCAGGATCAGGCGTGGCTGTTGCGGCGAATTTATGTGCTGTCTCTATTGGTACGGAAACGAATGGCTCTATTGCATGCCCGGCTTCCATGAATGGGATCGTAGGAATAAAACCAACTGTTGGTTTGTTAAGCCGTTCGGGAATTATACCGATTTCGAAAACACAGGATACGGCAGGGCCGCTTACACGTTCCGTTTCAGATGCTGCTATATTATTAGGAATATTGGCAGCTGTTGATCCAAAAGACGAGGTTACGGAAGATAGCAAGGGCAAAGCGCAAACAGATTACACAAAATATCTTGATAAAAACGGATTGAAAGGCAAAAGGATCGGTGTAGAAAAATCTTTCCTGAAAAAGCATGAAGGAATTGACAATCTGCTACATACCGCATTGGAACAGATGAAAAGCCTGGGCGCGGAAATTATAGAAGTGGAATACATGCAGGTTAATGATACCGACGGTGCTGAAACGACTGTTCTTGAATTTGAATTTAAAGATGGGATTAATAAGTATTTATCCGCTTCCAATGTCAAATCAAAATCACTAAAAGACCTCATAACTTTCAATAAAACCCACGAAGCCAAAGCCATGCCCGATTTCAAACAGGAAACCTTTGAAAGTTCCGAAGCAAGAGGTGATTTGTCGGACAAGGATTATCTGGCCGCCCTGAGTAAAATAGTAAATACCAGAAAGGTGATTGATACTGAATTGCAAGTAAATAAGCTGGATGCCTTATGCGGGCCTGCGACCGGGCCATCTTGGTGTATTGATCCGGTAAATGGTGATTTCTGGACTGGTTACGGCGCTTATGGCCCTGCTGCACTTGCCGGATACCCTTCGGTTACGGTGCCCATGGGAAATGTAAAAGAATTGCCCATCGGGATTTCTTTTTTAGGAAAAGCCTATGATGAACCAGGGCTGATTAGTATTGCATATGCTTATGAGCAAGTTTCCAAAAACAGAGTAGTTCCAAAATTCATTGAAACTGCTATGAAATCTTAG
- a CDS encoding aminotransferase class V-fold PLP-dependent enzyme, translating to MNHKITVQKERRDFLKKLGAGSLAALSVPVLANSKTPDPMPVPAANILPDEKYWEQIKKQFSVPSNLIMLNAANLCPPPVSVSGEVQGFINGLEKDVSFQYRSQFTDKRKKAVEALAQFTGVANDEIGITRNTSESNNIIVNGLDLKAGDEIILWDQNHPSNSTAWENRAKRYGFTVKKVSVPVAPKSVEDLLKPFRDAITPQTKLIGFSHISNTSGIALPARLICELAGQKNILTLVDGAQSLGMVALDLKDMGCDFYTGSTHKWLMGPLENGILYVKKQSSDQLWPNIISAGWKEGGQTVDEKYCMLGQRNEATVSGLAETVKFHQTIGKKNIENRVVQLNTYLKEQIKTKLPQITFITPLSPELSGGVTIISLPGKKPAEVAQKLYEVHGIAAAPTGGIRMSPHIYNTLADMDKVVKALESLLA from the coding sequence ATGAATCACAAAATTACAGTTCAAAAAGAAAGAAGAGATTTCCTGAAAAAACTTGGTGCCGGATCATTGGCTGCTCTGTCAGTTCCGGTTCTTGCAAATTCAAAAACGCCGGATCCAATGCCGGTACCGGCAGCAAATATTTTACCGGATGAAAAATACTGGGAGCAGATCAAAAAACAATTTTCTGTACCATCCAACCTGATCATGCTTAATGCCGCGAATCTTTGTCCGCCTCCCGTTTCGGTGAGCGGTGAAGTACAGGGTTTTATTAATGGTTTGGAAAAAGACGTATCGTTTCAGTACAGAAGCCAGTTTACGGACAAACGGAAGAAGGCAGTAGAAGCTTTGGCTCAATTTACGGGTGTGGCAAACGATGAGATTGGGATTACCCGGAACACGTCAGAAAGCAATAATATCATTGTAAATGGCCTAGATCTGAAAGCGGGTGATGAAATTATATTGTGGGATCAAAACCATCCTTCCAATAGTACTGCCTGGGAGAACCGTGCGAAAAGATATGGATTTACGGTTAAAAAAGTGAGTGTACCGGTTGCTCCAAAATCGGTTGAAGACCTGCTCAAACCATTCAGGGATGCGATTACTCCGCAGACGAAACTGATCGGTTTCTCTCATATTTCCAATACCAGCGGAATAGCATTACCAGCCAGATTAATTTGCGAACTCGCAGGACAGAAAAATATACTGACATTGGTTGACGGTGCCCAGTCGCTTGGAATGGTTGCATTGGATCTGAAAGATATGGGTTGTGATTTTTATACAGGAAGCACACATAAATGGTTGATGGGGCCACTTGAAAATGGAATTTTGTATGTAAAAAAACAGAGTTCAGATCAATTATGGCCTAATATTATCAGTGCCGGATGGAAGGAAGGCGGCCAGACTGTGGATGAAAAATATTGTATGCTTGGCCAGCGTAACGAAGCAACGGTTTCCGGACTTGCCGAAACGGTGAAATTCCATCAGACTATTGGTAAAAAGAATATTGAAAACCGCGTGGTACAGCTGAACACGTATTTAAAAGAACAGATCAAAACCAAACTTCCTCAGATCACATTTATCACACCGCTTTCTCCGGAATTGAGCGGAGGTGTAACAATTATCAGTTTACCTGGCAAAAAACCAGCAGAAGTTGCTCAAAAATTATATGAAGTGCATGGAATTGCCGCAGCTCCAACAGGTGGAATTCGTATGTCGCCTCACATTTATAATACTTTGGCTGATATGGATAAAGTAGTAAAGGCACTGGAATCGCTGTTGGCATAA
- a CDS encoding helix-turn-helix domain-containing GNAT family N-acetyltransferase, whose translation MNIFNEIGALAISTRLQRLSDQFRRDGMLVYQTNQIDFEPKWFPVIYALHIQSSLSILELSEEIGYAHPSTIGLLKELEKEGLVESFKDEKDERKRMVRLTAKARELVIKMQPVWDKMRMAAEEITNTANNLLLAMDETEYQLKKEGFLDRYQRLNKEETDSAIMVVDYEPAYAQAFYDMNYAWISETYEVEPEDEKVLSDPEKYYLKDGGAILMVLYDGEPVGTCALKLTGEGIFEMSKMTVSKKMRGKKIGELLGNAIIKKAAELGANKVILYSNKKGSAAGINLYRKLGFIEVPLIGADYKRADIKMELDL comes from the coding sequence ATGAATATTTTTAATGAAATCGGAGCTTTGGCAATTTCCACTCGTTTACAGCGACTTAGCGATCAGTTCCGAAGAGACGGGATGCTGGTCTATCAGACTAATCAAATTGACTTCGAGCCAAAATGGTTTCCTGTTATTTACGCATTACACATCCAATCTTCATTGAGTATCCTGGAACTGTCTGAGGAAATCGGATATGCACATCCTTCCACAATTGGTTTGCTTAAAGAACTGGAAAAAGAAGGGTTGGTCGAGTCATTCAAAGATGAAAAAGATGAAAGAAAACGTATGGTAAGGCTCACAGCCAAAGCCCGGGAACTTGTTATAAAAATGCAGCCGGTTTGGGATAAAATGCGAATGGCTGCCGAAGAGATTACCAACACTGCAAACAACCTTTTACTAGCTATGGATGAAACAGAATATCAACTCAAAAAAGAGGGTTTTCTTGACCGCTACCAGCGTTTGAATAAAGAAGAAACGGATTCAGCAATTATGGTGGTGGACTATGAACCGGCATATGCACAGGCATTTTATGACATGAACTATGCCTGGATTTCTGAAACTTATGAGGTGGAACCGGAGGATGAGAAAGTATTGTCAGATCCGGAAAAATACTATTTAAAAGATGGCGGAGCAATATTGATGGTCTTGTATGACGGCGAACCTGTGGGTACCTGTGCACTGAAATTAACCGGTGAAGGAATTTTTGAAATGAGTAAAATGACTGTTTCCAAAAAGATGCGCGGTAAAAAAATCGGAGAGTTGCTTGGAAATGCTATTATAAAAAAAGCGGCTGAGCTGGGTGCAAACAAAGTTATTTTGTATTCAAATAAAAAAGGTTCTGCCGCCGGGATTAACTTATACCGGAAACTGGGTTTTATAGAAGTTCCGCTGATTGGGGCGGATTACAAAAGAGCAGATATTAAAATGGAATTGGACTTGTAA